The region ACTTAATATGCAAATATTTCGAAACCAAGTCCTGCTTTGACTACCGGTTGGAGTTGTCCTGGATTATGCGCTTGTAAATGCCCAACTTACCTGCTTTCCCCAAGCTGGGATTCCTAAAgatattttgtgtttgtttcaATCTTTTCATTGGCCCCTAAGCCCATCAGGGAAGGTAGAGGTTATTTGTGAgcacaaattacaaatttcaaaaggaaattggttaaaCATCGCTCTACCATTagggcagttttcaaatgacggtCGAAAGTACTTATACGATTGTGATTGCttcgcttagtgattggctttaTAATCATGCGCCGGTTTTTTAACCAATGGGAAGCAAAACGTAAACCACACGTTGTATGAgcaatttttcccgcgcttgcTTTGAGCAACTTACAGATGATTACTGGGAATCCTGATTGATTCATTGCGCTGTTTGCGCCTGTTGCGATTGGTCGGAGTcattactttggtattggcttttcaacagtcatttgaaaaccgctctaaataGCAACGAAGAGGGGGTACAATAAAACTAACCTGATCTTAGAGTGTCAAGAGAGATGACTTCTTGTAGAAGTAGCCTAAGAAGCTTCGTTTTGTTTCTACATAACAAGTAAACTTTGAAGTATACAAGGCACTGAAAGACAGAAAGATAATAACAAGAATTCACCTGGAATAGTTGACAACAAGCGCAATGAAGATAAATACACGCAATCCTTGAGGACCTTTCAGGGCAAAATCGCAGTCTGCGATACACTTTAAACAACACATCAAGGTTCTAATACATGTGCAGGCAAATACGGCGAAGTTATCCAGGCTTTTACGTCCAAGTTGTTTATGTACCAACCAGGCTGTTATTGACCTTCAAAAAGGGTTCTTTTGTTCCAGTTACTGGAATATTGAAGCAAATGATAGAAAACATGTCTcccttaaaataaaaatccgAATCAAGATCGGTTTGTACTTACAAGTTCAGGCATGATAATTTTAAAGAGCTGTTTGGTGTTCTCAAACTGAGGTCTTAACCTCTCCATAGTAGGCTAAAAATAAGTGAAAGTATTATTAATAGTGGAAACTACAACATACAACTGTGACCCTCTATAACGTTCGCTACCTTTCCGAACCACTCATCCTACCAATACCCCcaaaaggagaaagaaaactgCAGTTTCCAATATCAAAAAAAGGTTGGGAGAGAGTGACAAAGGGTTCTCCATCTGCTAAATTAATCAATCTATCTGTAACGACTGCACGCCATTAATCATTTGTACTTAAACGAAGGAAATCGTTGCAAAAAGTTCAAACTGACAACAAATGGCACCCACCATTGTCAGCTGTCTACACTATTATAAAACCTGGCGCGCATGAATCAATTAGTCATAATACAGGCTAAGGCTCATGAAAGTCAGCCATAATGAGCCCAGCGAACCCAGTGATTACTGCCCTTCACCAGGTTCTTTTGGTTTCTTGCCTTTCCCACCCACTAAAACCTGATTCACAACATAGCCATGTTGTATCCCCGGGGAATAAAACTTGTAGTTCGAACACATCAGTTCGAGCCACGGGGTACCAAATCTGTTGTCCCTCGCACACATGGCGGTCCCTATAGCAAAGGAAAGACCGCTGAGAACTGTGAGACATATGATTACCAACACGAAAACCGGATAAGGGTGCAACCTCCGGACCTCCGCCGACTGGTTAGCTCAGCTGGTTCCGTGCGGGAGATCGTGGGTTCGAACCCttgccggaccaacactcagggtctttaaataaccgagtagcctttgcaattacatcagcaaatggttagactctctagtcttctcggataaggacgataaaccgtaGGGCTCGTCTGGCAACTCTATTATTCACAATTCTGTGGGATGCactgttcgaaaagagtagggcaaaGAATTCCTGGTGTTGTGATCTGGCCTTGCTGTGGGCAGATACCCTCGAAAGGGATAACCTCTGGTATCCTTCCCTTTCATTAAattcaattgaaatgaatgaaattgatATGAGACATGAGGAACTACAATAGTGTTATGACACTGACCTCAGAAGTCAAAGTACTGCAGTCGTGAGGTACACCAACTGTCTCTATATCAACACGAATTGGAAGATGTAAATCTTCATCTGTATGCAGACACTGCCCTGATAAAACCTGTCACATGATAAAGAAATGCCTAGATGGAATCCGATCGTGTAGCTAAGTGAAGTcatgagaaggactgttgtgggttactgacgtttcaacaacctgtgcggaaatcacattttgagtcaatttatttgactttgaaaatgacTCCCTTTCAGATTGTAAAACGTCCATAACCAACATAACCAACAACAGTCTCTCTAAGGACTGAGGAGAAGTCAACCACAGCGGGAGTCAACCATAGCGGAAGTCATCATCAGAGTGAAATAAATTCGCTCTACAAGTGACTTCCGGTCAGACTGTCGAAACGGAAACAGTGTTTGTTGCGCGGAGTGGAGCTACCAGTATTCATTATTCTATCAAATTGTAACTGAACGTTAGGGTGATTGGAAATTTCGCAACCCTTCTTCACaagaaactttcttttttttttcttttcttttccttcttgcTAAGACACAGTTACCCCTTATCACCAATCAAACATAGTCGGTCCCGTTTGAATTTACACGGACCTGAGAAAACATTCGTAAGTAGTAATGTAAAAAGTAATACAGAGTTAAAACTACTTAGGATCAAGTTAATGCATATTGATAGTACCTCGATGGTAAAATAACAGGATTTTCCAAGCTTGCTGCTTTCCTTTATCATGGGATGATACTGCGACTTCTCTGTCAAGAAATATGGCGAATGATAAGCCAGGTTGTAGTTCAAATTTGACTTCATTCAAGTTACaagaaacttgaaagaaaacatacCTCTATTTCTCAATGACTCTGGTTTCAATATATAACCACAGCTTCCGTTTTTCctgaattttccttgattcaAATGCATGCCGAAATCTTCAATAGAAACACACACGCACACACAACAGGTCAAGCTAAGAGtcaaattttattcttaaaCTACCATCGGGCCTCGTGGCTTCGCGGGAAAACACACTAATTCAAATCCTAAATTATTCCTCTTGTTTTCGACTTAAGCGGAGTTCGCACGACGTCACAAGCGAACATATAAACAGCCAGCCTAAGATTccttttcaaaaggaaaatgcCTGCGCGTCGAGATCAATAAGCAAAATCGATACATGTACGCTGTAAACTGGGCCCAGGGCGCCAAATAATTCAGAGGTTACCTGGCTTTTGAAAGTTGATGGCTACCATCTGAATCCCAGCATTCCACATGGTCTGAGGATTGTAGTTCGACGAGTCCACTCTAGACCCTTTGGGGTAGGTCCTCACTATGTGTTTATTTGCCAAGGACAAAATCTCTTAAAAACGGGGAAAAAGACGGAAAGGAAAGTTTAGAAGTCACCAGGTAATAGTCTGCTCGCAAAGTGTACGCAAATTGGCCGGGTGCTCTTCATAAAGGGTTACACATGGAGATTTTAGAAATGAGAGACTATATATTAAGTGTGAAAAAACGACAGGCTTTGaagatcatcgcagttatgcaCGTTTTCCTAAGAAGTAATGAAAGGAAAGCTTGAAAAATTCGGGATTCTAAGGGGACTCAAGCACATAACCTCTGCGAGGTCGAATCTGCGAATAGGCCACGAATTGTGCAACGAGAGCAAAAGAACGGAGTtctgcaaaaaggaaaatgcaaaTGTGTCCAGTCAACTTACACtctgttctttttcttgttacGCAGTTcgaaagtggtctattacgTCATTACGTAAACTGAACGCTTATCATTCTGCGACTtcgaaacaaaaacacataCAAGTTACCTCTTGGTTGGCCAGCGATAAAATCTTGAGCAGCATAATCATTAAATGAATACATTTCACAACAGTCGTCTGACACgtcatttttcttgtaagGCACTGCACGGCAATACACGATCAGTTTACCCATGGAATCGTCCAGCAGAACCTGTACAATCACTGACACATGAGGCAATTTGATTGTAACAAACTCTCTAAATCGTGGCTCAAAACAAGAACTCTTTACACAAAAACactttttggaaatttgtcgCAGCGTTGCGGTGCTACTCAGGATCGGTTGAAcaattgcaacaaaaaaaaggcgcaaaaaggaaggaaaggaAGTATGAGttgcgaaaaaattttgaGTTGCTTTGAAGGTACGACAACAAGAACCAAGAAATGGTTCATATCTTACTAACCCCATTTTTCCCAGGCCACACTCAGTGTGAGTTGTGGCTCTTTTGTCGTTATTCAATTCAATCTCTAGCTTCTTGTGCTCCAGGCCATAAattaaacaggaaaaaacGCGGCCGGTAAAGCACACTATAGCTAGCTAGATCTATGTACAGTGGGTGCTAAACTGATTTCTTCTACCCAATAAAATAAGGTGTAACTTACAGTACTGTACGGCTCTTCACTCGCTGAACCCTGAGAAAAACGGAGATACATTGTAATAATCTTGCCAACCACAAACATCAACAAAATTCCACGTCACGTACAGTACATATTTGGCGGAATATCAGCTACTAACTTACACCAGGAGCCCATGAATTCTAATTTCCGTCAACAATCCCGAAGAGCAAAAGTAGGGCGTCTAGTCGAACGTTAAATGGGCTCGATAATGGAGCATAAAATCAGGCAAATGTGTTTGTGTGAAATTTATTAGATATACGTAGTCATTTCTCTATCTTACCACAGTTGCACTTGTCAAGGAGCGCACTCTGGGACTGAAGGAACTGGATGACCCTGTCCTGGAGAGAATGGCTTCAGACtgtgaagaaagaaaaacgaacaaacaaacaaagagtcTTTTTAGTCTAACAGTGCAATTAAGACACAAATACCTTACTGCAAACCAGGTTATCACATAGGACAAGCTCTTCAGACATGTCGAATCCAAAAGgtgatgacaaaaaaaaaacactgaggGGAGCTGTGTCTAACTCAAAGgatatgcaaatttcagcagtacaaacaaaaaagtggatAGAGTTTCTACACACGCTATGATTGGCCAATAATTAGCTATGAAACTAGAAGAAACGCCTGATTACAGGGTGCTAGCGGCACTCCTTATCATCGCTGGGCAAACCCGCTGGgcattatttcattttcctttgtagcgtcttctctcttggcccTGGGAACGACTGGAGTCGTACATATTCTAGGTAACCGCTGACCTCTCCCTCCCCCAAGTAGTTGGAACAGCCCCTAAGGGATTCATTTATTTATAGCACAGATCTCACTACCCATAACTATAGCTAGTTATCTATACAAGACGGTAAAGACATGTGTTTACTGAGGTCTCCATCTTAATTAACTTGACTTACTTTACTGGATTCAAGGCGTCCTTTGCTGACTTTCCTTACCCGTTGGGGGAGAGTCTGTGTTGGAATGGAATAATCACAGCAATGATTTGTAGGAGCAAATTCAACAAGACAGCTGATAGCAGATACGACTGAACAAGCGTTGATTTTGGATCTTTCGTGACAATGCAGTTTATGCAACTCTTCATTTAACTACAAATACtattatttgttaattattaacaaaaGAGATACTTACAGACAAAATCGGGGTGACATTAACTCCAGGCCATATACCGGTTGAAATCTTATGCTGTGGAATAAAATCAATGTGtatttaacattttcacaGAGTTAAATAATACATAAAACTACACTGAATTGTCTTCTCCAGAGACTTGTGATTACAAAgctattttttaaatcaattatttatttttgttttaaaagttcaATGTATTGAAATTCACTCCAAAAGATAACAGAAAACTCTTGTAGAGACTTATTGTATACCGAGTCTCCGAGTCTAACAGGTGGCGCAATTTTGGCAGTTGACAGATCTCGATCTAAGACCTCAAAAGAAACGCGTATATCAACAATGCATAGAGTGACGCAACACATCCTTTTACCTTCttcttaattttgattttgccTTTAAGCAAAATTTTCCCCTTCAACTGGTTGGGAGAGGGAAGTGTATTTACACACAGTTCATCGCAAAGGTTACTTGATGCCAGCATCTCTCCCAGCTCCGTAACAAAGATTTCCGCCATAATTGCCTATTAAttgaaaacaactgaaatcgATTAAGTCACAAGACGGCTTTTGCTAAGTCGTGGAGTTAAATTCTGCACCACCTAAGACAAATCCAGCCAGTGCTTGATATGTAGGAGCGGCATTTAAACCCATcgcaatttttgtttgttttcttttccaaagtgTTTATCTCTGGTTTTACTAGGCATTTTGCGAGTGCACTAATAAACAATTTTGGCTCATGGTTAGCAGAGATTCATTAAGTTATGAATGCTCTTGAGAAGTTGCTATGGATTTCAGAACCTAGAGTCGCACTCAGCTATCACATTGTGTGACTCTTAAGCTTTTCTCCTGTTTAGCAATGCTAACCAAGAACCAATTGTTAAATGAAGTGCAACAAGCTAGACAACTTCACTCTGCAAGACATCAACATAGTAAGGTATTTCCATAAAGTAAGGAGGCACTATAATTTGACTTACCTGTTGCTGTTCATTGCAGTGGTTTTCCAGGGACAGGATCAATGGGAATTCTGAGGCCTCAAAGGCATATtcctaaaacaaacaaaatagaaaagtCCTACAACACTGAATACAGAAATAAAATCCACTTAACAGCATTTCTTAACACTGCCAACCAGCtgttggctcagttggttgagcatcaggTTACCGTGCGGGAGGTCACAGGCCCcagccggaccaacactcagggtctttaaataactgaggagaaagtgctgcctttgtaatgacatctgcaaatggcTAGACTCTCCAGTCTTATACTATAAGGACAATAAGCCAAAGGTCACGTCTTACAACCTTTCAATGTTCATAACTCTGTGGGACATAAAAGAACTCACACACTATTcgcaaagagtagggcatggggttcctggtgttgtggtctgtttCTCTGtcacataaaattattatggTTTGGAGGGTCCAAGTCTTGGAGACATTACCTTCAGCAAGCTACTTCTAAATTCAAGGGTACACAGTGCATATGCTATACATcaattagccaatgagaaaaGAGATTGCAAAAATTCCAGTCATTGTTACAATCTGAAGCATCCACAGATACAGCACACTACCAAAAACAAGGAATCTATGACACATAAAACAAAGTTACACTTCACTGCTTACTCTGATGACTTGAACAACATCTCTGAATCGAATTTTAGAAGTCAACGTAAGTCCATGGGTAATGACAGGTTCATCTATaaaggaagggaaaaaaataattttacaaattCTGTATAACAAGAGGTCTATgacattttggtttttcattttggtctTGCATTTTACTTGTGAAGATGTCTCCCTGTTTTATTAGGAAAATCAAAAGTGAGCAAGACACCAACCAACATTTGTTTCCAACCATCTCAAATATCTTTGGAGCTTGTCTCATTTGATCAAAGGTTGGACAAAGCTTTCCAGTCCACAAATCAATTTGGTATAAATCCACTCAGTGGTccagaataattattgttaaaaatattgaataagTACTAGTACCAAAACCTCTTGAGATGTAGCTGTTTTTTAGTAActgtcaaaaacaataataatgttacataagccagtttttcaatgaataagaagcaaaaccaaaacctcCAAGTGGACCTTGTGCGCACAAGTTTTCCCACCCTTTGAGCAAggtacaggtaattgctagaaATTCTGAACGGTTCATCATGCTGCTTGCTccagttgtgattgctttGAGTAATTACTTTAGTATTGGTTATTcaaaagtcatttgaaaactgctctatcaaATGGACAATATTTTAACCAATGGAGAGAGCCAACCACCCCCTTAAAAAACCGGTTCCTGGACGAAATGGCTCTCACCTAATGGAACAAGACCAGATGCAATAGTTGCCATATTTACCTGGTCCATCCCAGCAGTCTAATTCAACACAGCGACAACCCTGAAGTAGTGCCCTGACATATGCCTCCAGACTTGAACGACCTTTCAACTGGTGCCCTGTCAGATATGTATTGTGGGAGGAGTTGATGAAATATTCGTTCAGTGGACGGTTCATAtcctgcaaacaaaaatacacacaaaaACTGATATCAGTAGATACGTAGCCATGACCTTTCACAATGACTGAAAATCATAAAACAAGAAGTTTTTTGGGTTTCTTAGTGGtagttttagtcagttgactctgaagatggcttccgcacaggttgttgaaacgtcagtcactaacaacagtccttctcaggactccaatcacccagatgatctttttcaatcaaggtactgtatgttactcctgggttcaaaccattttcttaattgcAATATTTATAGCAAATGCAAATATTGCACATAAAGTTATTGTATGTATTCCAGTGTGGTGTATTATCTCACCTCATAAACAGTGTTGTGCTCTGGATTTACTGCTGAGTTATTTTTACTTCGAAGGTAACTGCAAACAAAATCATCTTTCTGATTATGTCTGTTATAGTTTCTGAGGAAATTATATAAAACAGTTTAAAATAACAGTTCGGtacacaataaaattatggaaaaaaaaaaaaaacagaaaggtcaggcagtttcaaaacaaagcaaaccaaAGATTGGGCAGAGATGGAGAAGGCCCAACTCCACccaataaacaataattaaagcAGGTTTCAGAGCACAACTTAACTAGCATAACTAGTCTCGACATGAAATTGCAAGTTCCTATGTAACATTGATTCTGTATCCACTAAGCACTTAGTATGCCTAGAGCTAATAGAACCAACACTTCACAACTCCAACAAAGAGGATCtgtataaaataatttgacaGAAAATGCTGAAGTTTGAACTTTTCTTACCTCAAAAATCCTTGGTAAGACAAAAGACTTCTGCTCAACCGATAGGACTCGGGATTATGTCCAGCACACTTTTGTTTGTACATTTTATGGAACTTGTCATGAATTGATATCAACCTGGCACAGGCTGCCAAACTCAGAGACTCCTGGTAAAACAGTGGCATTtgttaaaagttgaaaaacccTGAGATTCCTTAAAAATGCTTCCTGGCTCAAAACATgaataacattattgtgcaTTACCCAGATGAATCTCTCCGCatacaaaaatattaacaatCAATTGGCATAAATGATTTATTAATCATTAAAATGTTAATTAATAAaaggtaataattatttttacccCTTTCACCATGAAATATGGCTTGTGTCACACAAGTCATGTCAAGTCTACAAAATAGCTGCTATTTTGACCCACAACCTTACTCATTATTCTTGACACCACAAActttgttatgaaaaagtTATTCTGAAAGCTGGAATACAAAGCAGTATGTGTGATCTGAAAAATCATGAATAGACCAAGAACATCCTCTACACCAATTTTGGAACATGGTGTATCACAAATTGAGGCAAGGTGCTCTTCAGTAAGAAAAGTGTATTGGCCCTATATCTGACCTCTTGCTCTCTTCTAAGAAAGTCTGCAAACTCTGATGGTGTCATCCCAAGGTTTGGATGTTCTTTAGCATACTTGCAGAAGATCTCAAACAACTAAATGAGACAGATTAAGCACCTTAGCATAAGCACACTACTAATGCTGAACTATATACCAAAGAggtctgaa is a window of Acropora palmata chromosome 11, jaAcrPala1.3, whole genome shotgun sequence DNA encoding:
- the LOC141897493 gene encoding 1-phosphatidylinositol 4,5-bisphosphate phosphodiesterase zeta-1-like is translated as MTIMTHLEESNSVLERQESGANFTQASNMADKCGYLLKAYFHHGRTSSRTRFFVLTKSSLDHYRNHQMEKLKGSLPLTAIEAVLELPGDTTSFKVTGGFTYPLILQASSKEKCQEWIKAIENGIQQWRLDSDATHPSPQKKDELDGLQNMPRIKMLYPSLSSPSCDGVLISAANELHHEFHMIKYARGGRSIPHERVFKLDNDNLHIMWKKRGRAFSFNFSNTLCMARVVEVRCGQQTKNFVKFPYTEVESQSFSLIFEKQQGEWGQLCSLDLICDSPKAFEKWSSAMREIIYSEDQRVSRHKFDGVDPVILWLKRHWSVMSSRRSKGISVDQALSFVQLCCNCSKRKQLLRSHIKDVLEAQCGIVQHNENLLWNSFLMLFNSLNEQPKLFEIFCKYAKEHPNLGMTPSEFADFLRREQEESLSLAACARLISIHDKFHKMYKQKCAGHNPESYRLSRSLLSYQGFLSYLRSKNNSAVNPEHNTVYEDMNRPLNEYFINSSHNTYLTGHQLKGRSSLEAYVRALLQGCRCVELDCWDGPDEPVITHGLTLTSKIRFRDVVQVIREYAFEASEFPLILSLENHCNEQQQAIMAEIFVTELGEMLASSNLCDELCVNTLPSPNQLKGKILLKGKIKIKKKHKISTGIWPGVNVTPILSTLPQRVRKVSKGRLESSKSEAILSRTGSSSSFSPRVRSLTSATVGSASEEPYSTVLLDDSMGKLIVYCRAVPYKKNDVSDDCCEMYSFNDYAAQDFIAGQPREILSLANKHIVRTYPKGSRVDSSNYNPQTMWNAGIQMVAINFQKPDFGMHLNQGKFRKNGSCGYILKPESLRNREKSQYHPMIKESSKLGKSCYFTIEVLSGQCLHTDEDLHLPIRVDIETVGVPHDCSTLTSEPTMERLRPQFENTKQLFKIIMPELCLVYFKVYLLCRNKTKLLRLLLQEVISLDTLRSGVRYIPLRSLTGVEMPHSGLFVRMKLQDFDPPSRVVKGTSRERLLTF